The following proteins are encoded in a genomic region of Elusimicrobiota bacterium:
- a CDS encoding DoxX family protein, giving the protein MDTDDVLALVGRLFVAIIFLASAFGKITNFDGTLQFMESHGMPAVNLLCAGAIAVEALGAIAVILGYKTRWGAAALAAYLVAATWVFHTGPDQRIQLLKNLAILGGLLNLIARGPGGISLEGGGKA; this is encoded by the coding sequence ATGGACACCGACGACGTTCTCGCCCTGGTGGGACGGCTGTTCGTCGCCATCATCTTCCTCGCCTCGGCGTTCGGCAAGATCACGAATTTCGACGGGACTCTGCAGTTCATGGAGTCGCACGGCATGCCGGCGGTGAACCTCCTCTGCGCGGGAGCGATCGCGGTGGAGGCGCTCGGGGCGATCGCGGTCATCCTCGGCTACAAGACCCGCTGGGGCGCGGCCGCGCTCGCGGCGTACCTCGTCGCCGCGACCTGGGTGTTCCACACCGGCCCCGACCAGCGCATCCAGCTCCTGAAGAACCTCGCGATCCTGGGCGGCCTGCTCAACCTCATCGCCCGCGGCCCGGGCGGCATCAGCCTCGAGGGCGGGGGGAAGGCGTGA
- a CDS encoding alpha/beta fold hydrolase, whose translation MTASAAAAVALAAAQAVSFATKDGWSISASYRPAAKGKATVVLAHGVGSAGVEWTRFAEALAAKGVGTLALDLRGHAGSRRGPPGSTDFTGFDARLSWPAAAEDLRAAAAWLKARGVPDERIAFGGASIGANLASIVAAERKSAPFLLLLSPASQYRGVTLRTRKGLKTLAAASPADGYSLIGVRELEAAKAAAALYPPAGHGVQMFEDPETFEHVAAWTAAAASPR comes from the coding sequence GTGACCGCCTCCGCGGCGGCCGCCGTCGCCCTCGCGGCGGCACAGGCCGTGAGCTTCGCGACGAAGGACGGCTGGTCGATCTCGGCGTCCTATCGCCCCGCGGCCAAAGGCAAGGCGACCGTGGTCCTCGCCCACGGCGTGGGCAGCGCCGGCGTCGAATGGACGCGCTTCGCCGAGGCCTTGGCGGCCAAGGGCGTGGGCACGCTCGCGCTCGACCTTCGCGGCCACGCCGGAAGCCGCCGCGGGCCCCCGGGCTCGACGGACTTCACCGGCTTCGACGCCCGGCTCTCCTGGCCCGCCGCCGCCGAGGACCTGCGCGCCGCGGCCGCCTGGCTCAAGGCCCGGGGCGTGCCCGACGAGCGCATCGCCTTCGGCGGCGCCTCGATCGGCGCCAACCTCGCCTCGATCGTCGCCGCGGAACGCAAGTCCGCCCCGTTCCTGCTCCTGCTGTCCCCGGCGAGCCAGTATCGCGGGGTGACGCTGAGGACGCGCAAAGGGCTCAAGACCCTTGCCGCCGCGTCTCCGGCCGACGGCTACTCCCTCATCGGCGTCCGGGAGCTCGAGGCGGCCAAGGCCGCGGCCGCGCTCTACCCTCCGGCCGGCCACGGCGTGCAGATGTTCGAGGATCCCGAGACCTTCGAACACGTCGCGGCCTGGACGGCCGCCGCCGCCTCCCCGCGCTAA